Below is a window of Populus trichocarpa isolate Nisqually-1 chromosome 3, P.trichocarpa_v4.1, whole genome shotgun sequence DNA.
CAGACAGACCGAGACCCGAGAGCAGAACAGAATGAATCTAAAACTGGAACTCCATACTCAGCTCGAACAACAGCTAAAATTTACATAACCATAACTTTGGCACAGTGCGTGtcaaaaacacaagaaatatGGAGTTCAGATAAACTATAGCTATTTAGTACACACTAGTTTCTATTCTAGTACACACATTAAGCCCACGAAAAAAAGGAATGGACCAAACTATGTATTATTTAAAGATGTACGTTTCTAATATATAGGTATGCAGACTTGAACTGGATGACGGAGTGAACCTTGCTTAAGATTTGCTCTTGAACTTCCTTTGACCTTTCAAGTCCACGACAATCACAGAGATATTATCCTTGCTTCCCTTCTGGAGGGCAAGCATCGAAAGGTAATCAGCTGCTGCTTGGGCTGCGGGATCTATAACCTTGCCCCTTTCAAGAAGAGAAGCAACCCCATTCTTTTTGTGCCATAGCAGAATCCGCCTTCGAGCCACTTCACAGGCTTCCTCATTTGTAATAACATCCCATAACCCATCACTCGCTAAAATGAGGCATTCATCATCTTTCACACGAGGAAGAAACATGACTTCTGGATCGGGAATTATCCATGGTTTTAAATATCTATCACCTGTTAGATAAAAATGATTAGGCAAGTAAGAGCTACGCTTGATTATAACTTCCTCATGATATCTTCAAATATTGTTAAATATAATGCTAAAGCATCAATGGCAAAACATAATGACTGTAAACAAATTGCCATTCAATGTTCtaataaaggaaaataaagcAAGCTGGTATAAACTTGGACCTTAGGATTAAGTAATTGAACCATGGGAATAAGCAAGCTCTCATAATTGTTTCAATTTAAGCAGGTTTTACATCCATGCTAAAAGTTTGGTACACCTACCAATCGACCTCGACATTGCAAGAACACCAAAGACACGATGTCCATTCCACTGTATCACCTTGCCTCCAGATGCCTCAATCCTGGCATATTCATCTTCCCTGTTTGGCTGGAAATGATAGGGGGAAAATTGTTATCTAGAcagttttttgttcttattcaTGTAGAGAACATGTCTTACTTTGTGATCCACTGATAGTGCCATTGGTTCTTTTCCACGACAAAGTACTGCCCTTGAATCTCCACAGTTTGCAACTATGATGTGGGATGAGCAGACCAAGGCAACTACAGCTGTAGATCCAACTGTTTCTGGCGCTATGGGCTCAGAACTGGAAATAGAAGCATTTCCATCACCTTCAATGATGCCTCTAATGCTCTTTCCTCCAATCTCATCATCAACCTTAAGAAAGCAGCTCCTGAAAGCTTTCTCCCATTGCAGCTGTTGATCTCCCCAGATAATCCCatcatttgaattgtttttaatgtttccaAACTCTTCAGCCAAGGCCAAATGGATTCGGTCACGACAATAATTAGCAACCTGCATGAGACCCCTCCGAATCATGCTCACATATCCAATACTGAGCAATTATTCACCTTATGGAGTACCTCAAGTATTAAACCAATGCAATGTGTTTTAAATATGCACGAATTAAaatcatttcttcaattatttgcAACACAAATGTACGCTGCAGACTGAAGTAAAACAATGTTGCCAATAATAAGTCATTTGAATAGGTAAAGAATTGAAAAGATTAGCTAAGAACAAGTAGTGCTGAAAATGAGATGCTAGGATTCTATATATGCATGAggtatcaaaacaaaaatacattaatctAATTACACATGCTCAACTAACAATTCTTTCCAAATCCTCCAAAAATCATACAGCTTGGTAATATACCTCAATAAATCCCACATAGATTTGGAACTAAAGTATCATATATGAGGGGAGGAAAACAAATATCTAGCTTTATAGATGTACCTGTGCTCCCCCATGGCCATcataaacaccataaaaatgACTAGTTAGGTGTGTCAAACTCTCACTGATGCCATCAACAACACGATCACCAATGAGCATCTTGATAGGAACTTTTGCAAATCGAGGAACAGCTGCAACAGCATCTTCCATTTCTGATCTTCTTCCACATATAGATACAGAACCCCAAAGAGGAATGCAATCAAGCTCAAAAACACTCCGGGTAGGTCCTCCAATGAGATTCTTCTCACTAGGCAACTTAAGAAGCACCGCCGATGCCTTTATGTCAGATCCATCAGAGATTTCTGCATTTGGGCTGACTGCTCCAATAAGGAGTTTTGCCGTAGGCACCTGCACCTCATTTGTTGACTCCACAATAATAGCCTTAGCaataattttggtattttcCATTTTAACAGACTTTGGTAAGCTTATTTCGGATGCTGCATTCAATACCAATATCCCCTTAGGGATAATTCCATTACTGTCTTCCACGACTGACaaaacttcatcttcctcaGTTTCCTGGATCACAGCATCACTAGTTATGGAACCATTTTTATTCTCAAGCAACATATTCAGCAAAACAGTTTCTCCATCGCCACCATCATCCGGTGTTGTCATGGTGGTCAAGTTCAGCTCATTCTTAGCATGACTGCAACTTTCAGCTCCCCCAGAAAGCGACTCCTCGGAGACCACCTTTCCAGAATCAGACAGCAAGCTTGCAGGTCCTGTTACAAGCTTTAGCCGTGTAATTTCTACATGGGTTGCAATCCCTGAGTTATCGCACATTGAATTGCCTAAACTAAGCGTCATTGCAAGTGCTGGAGACATCTCTTCCATCAAGACCTCTGTctatatgtttaattaaaagTTACAACTCAAAGAATACACCTAATTCTCACACAATCTACTGATTCTCATCCTCTTCATCTCCTTCCACCTCTGAACATCCGATAAAGCTAGGAAATTCTAACAACACTTGTTCCATCAAATGAAATCTCAATGACCCATCAATCTTTTTTCCACAAAAAAAGATATGCAGAAATCAAATCAAGGAACCTAAGCAGATCAGATCTGGTGAGAAATAATGGATCTGACTCTAATTCTTACTCCAGTTATCCTACAACTCCATAGCTAATCaaattcttcattttgtttACCTCGATAACAAAATCCTATCTCCACCAACCCTAAAAATCAAGATCAAGACTTCACACTTAAACCCAAGAAATAGAAAGCAAGATTACTGGTGATGGGAATTAAACAGCCAAGAAAGGAGTAAACCACCTCTCCAAATAATCAcaagaaaaatcttataaagGTAAGACCTTTTCCACGTAAAACTTAGGTTCTCCTGTATCTAAGGCAACCCCATCTCAGCTTCTCTTGAATTATGCTTCTCCTCTCTACTGTTGTTCTTCAATAAGCATGAACGACCTATCTCCTCTATACAAAATAACGGAAAGCACATAAATGATCTTCAGACCCTCTCTCtagacaatgaaaaaaaaaaatcccatgttGTCAAAGAAAGGATTGAAGGGTTGATGAGCTTACCAGTTGAAATACTGAAACAATGATGAGTTTTCAGCTAGGCCTCCCTTGCTACcagattttattttcatttttcctgTTCTCTCATGTTTCTTTTTCTGGGGCAAAGAGAATATGTGGAAAATGCTTTGCTTTCcttgtgtttttaattattctttagtccctaaatatttgatttgataacaTATCAGTCTTTCATCTTTGCAAACTTGTTACTTAATTCTTAAtgctattttttatggttttgaaataataaattcattataaCCCTATGTATTAGGTAAATCTACTATAACAggttaatattaatgatttaaaatatgttagaaaataattttaaatttttaaatgactCGTTTAACAATTTACcattaactaaatatattttttaaatctaaaaatgaataatttattagttTAATCATATTGTGGTTGGAACTATGTTTTGTTCCAACTACAATTTATAGTTGTTTGGTAAACATTTGAATACAGATTTTGAAGATGGATCCCACTAAAAATTGAGTTCCTACCGCCAATTTTGATGAAGCAAAAAATTACtgcttttcacttttcattgcTCGCTTGTTGCCACATGTGcaaaatgaattaattcactccgCACAGTGTTCACTTCAAGAAGTAAACACTGTCAAGTGGATTAATTCActtggcactgttcacgtgaacagtgccaggTGAATTAATTCATGAGTCACTATTCATGTGAATAGTGacttcactaaaaaaaattcattggaCCGCGTCcgacctgaaaaaaaaattcaatatttttttaattgtgttttactcaaaaactagtatttaatattattcaataacattaCATAAATTGAAAGGAGATTGCATGATAccgtaacatttgcagaatttgatcgcaatttcaattttgtttctgatgatattttacctgattttgttgcacgctcaaaaaaccatgaaaactatagtccttattggatgaatttcatacgtgatgaaattatagataagttaatcgaataataaaaaatatttgatataaaatattatttatttaatgatgtaatagtggtagttaaatctacaatatttaaattaaaaaccatcaatattaatatatatttttttatttttttataactttaagttgaaaaacatatttaaccaaacatattaaattactttttattcaacctcaatttcaactacagttttaactaaatatatataaatatcaaaccaacctcaaccaaaagtactttttataaaacaacttttttcaaactacaaccacaaaagctac
It encodes the following:
- the LOC7478176 gene encoding protein phosphatase 2C 16, with amino-acid sequence MEEMSPALAMTLSLGNSMCDNSGIATHVEITRLKLVTGPASLLSDSGKVVSEESLSGGAESCSHAKNELNLTTMTTPDDGGDGETVLLNMLLENKNGSITSDAVIQETEEDEVLSVVEDSNGIIPKGILVLNAASEISLPKSVKMENTKIIAKAIIVESTNEVQVPTAKLLIGAVSPNAEISDGSDIKASAVLLKLPSEKNLIGGPTRSVFELDCIPLWGSVSICGRRSEMEDAVAAVPRFAKVPIKMLIGDRVVDGISESLTHLTSHFYGVYDGHGGAQVANYCRDRIHLALAEEFGNIKNNSNDGIIWGDQQLQWEKAFRSCFLKVDDEIGGKSIRGIIEGDGNASISSSEPIAPETVGSTAVVALVCSSHIIVANCGDSRAVLCRGKEPMALSVDHKPNREDEYARIEASGGKVIQWNGHRVFGVLAMSRSIGDRYLKPWIIPDPEVMFLPRVKDDECLILASDGLWDVITNEEACEVARRRILLWHKKNGVASLLERGKVIDPAAQAAADYLSMLALQKGSKDNISVIVVDLKGQRKFKSKS